In the genome of Sphingomonas alpina, the window AGACGCAATAGACCAGGGTGTCGGGAAAGCCATGCTGTGGCGACAGGCCGGAAAAGGCGCCCCATACGCCCCACAGAATGACGGTGACCAGCGCATTGATCAGCCAGGCGCGGCCAGAAGGCGCGACCGCTCCGCTCATGCCTTTTCTCCCGGTGCAGGCGTTGCCTGCACCAGCAGGAAGCGCTGGAATTTGGCGCGAATGCTGTTGTTTGTCGCGGTGGCCGCGCCGAGTGGACTGCCGGTAAAGCTGTCAGTCAACGTGTAGCGTCCGGCACCGAGGCCGCGCAGGGTGAGCGGGCCATCCCATGTGTCGGCATAAAAGGCGTAATGCAGCGCGCCATCGCGTTCGATCGCATGCGCCTCCGGCTTGTCGAAGCCGATGTCATAGAGCCCGCCGAGATAGCGACCCTTGGGCAGCATGTTGGTGCGGTACAGATCGATCCATTTGCGCCACAGCCCCTCCTTCTCCGCGGTCAACACAAAGCCGCCGGGCGGCAGCGGTTCGGCCGGATTGGCCACATCCTTCGGCCAGGTGAATTTGGTCGAGGGGATCGCGCCGATCCCGTAAGTGGAGGCGAAGTCGTCGCGCCCGTCGCTCAGCTCGACATGGTCGCCGGAAAACGGCGCGGACGGACCCATCAACGCCTTGAAGGTCTTGCCTTTCAGCCGGACCTGCCAGGACGAGGTGGGGTCGGACGCCGGCGTATTGTTCATCGCCGGGATATTGTGGAAAGCGAAGCTGTCGCCGCACGGGCAGAGCTCGATCACCGCCTGTGGGTTGATCGCCATCGCCTCGTCATAGATCGCCTTCCAGAAATCCTGCAGCTTCTCGAACGATTCCTCGGGTCGGGCATGGTTGTGCGCGGGGTTGTAGCACGGCGCGACGCCGTTCAGATGCTGCCCGTCGAGCTTCAGCCCCTCGAACCCCCAGTCGCCGATGATGCGGCGAACCTGTGCGCGGAAGAACTCGATCGTTGGCGGATAGGCCGGGCACATGGTGAAGGCGCTCCACCAGCTGACATTCTGCGCCGCGCCGTCGCGATCGAGGATCAGCATGTCGGCATGGTCGCGCAGGATATCGGTGCCGGGATCGATCGCCAGCGGCGCGAACCACAGGCGCGGGCGCATGCCGTCGGCCTTGATGCGGTCGGCGAACGCCTTCATGTCGGCATCGCCGCGCGGGAATTTCTTGCGATCGAGCTTCCAGTCGCCCTCGGACGTCTGCCAGCCATCGTCGAGCACGGCCCATTCGAAGCCCAGCTCCTTCGCCTTGGGCAGCGTACCGTACACCTGTTCGGGGGTGAAATTACGCTCATAGCCCCAGGCGCACCAGATCGGGCCATAGCTTGATTCGGGGATGGCCGGCGCGGCGAGACCGCGCTCGGCCATGATGCGGCGATAGGCATCGAGTGGGCGGAAATGATCGCCGACATGCGTCATCAGGAAAGCGGTCGGCAGAGTCAGCGTCGCGCCGGGCGCGAGCAAGTTCGGCTCGTCGCCCGACAGGCCGACACGCGCTCCGTCCGGCTGTGCGGCGACCGGCAGTGAGACCAGCCGTGGTACCGTTTCGATATGACCGATCGCCAGGCCCACATCGCGGCGCCACACCACGGCGACCGGCGTGCCGCCGCCATAATCGGAGCCGTTCATGCCCATAAAGTTGCGCTGCTCGAATCCTGGCGCGACCTTTTGCACCCAGTCGCGGCGATCGGGATAGGAAGCGCCGGCGAAGCTCCATGCGCCAGCCGGGTGGCTCAGCAGGTCATGCGTCGCGACGCGCCAGCCGGCGATCGCCAGCGGGGCGGTGCCGGTGTTGCGATAGCGTAGCTCGTACAAGGCGAGACCGGGATAATGATCAAGGAAGGTGATATCGAGCAGCTGTTCCACCGCGCCGCTGGACGTAGCGCGCAACTGGTGCCGGCGACCCGGACCATGCGGCCCCGACACGGCCGTCTCCTTGTGGTCGAGCAGCAGGAAACGATCGAGCGCGCGATGATCGGCGAGGAACAATGCCTCGCCAGCCGCCATCGGCGTCACCGGCTTGCCGCCGTGCGACACGCGGGATTGCATCGCGGCATCGAACTCGATTGTCAGTGTGCCATCGGAAAGCTTCACGCCCGCCGGCGCCGCAGCCCAGGCGCGGGCA includes:
- a CDS encoding glycoside hydrolase family 36 protein, with translation MLSNLVDRRAMLSRLMAGAALVVGPTLNARAWAAAPAGVKLSDGTLTIEFDAAMQSRVSHGGKPVTPMAAGEALFLADHRALDRFLLLDHKETAVSGPHGPGRRHQLRATSSGAVEQLLDITFLDHYPGLALYELRYRNTGTAPLAIAGWRVATHDLLSHPAGAWSFAGASYPDRRDWVQKVAPGFEQRNFMGMNGSDYGGGTPVAVVWRRDVGLAIGHIETVPRLVSLPVAAQPDGARVGLSGDEPNLLAPGATLTLPTAFLMTHVGDHFRPLDAYRRIMAERGLAAPAIPESSYGPIWCAWGYERNFTPEQVYGTLPKAKELGFEWAVLDDGWQTSEGDWKLDRKKFPRGDADMKAFADRIKADGMRPRLWFAPLAIDPGTDILRDHADMLILDRDGAAQNVSWWSAFTMCPAYPPTIEFFRAQVRRIIGDWGFEGLKLDGQHLNGVAPCYNPAHNHARPEESFEKLQDFWKAIYDEAMAINPQAVIELCPCGDSFAFHNIPAMNNTPASDPTSSWQVRLKGKTFKALMGPSAPFSGDHVELSDGRDDFASTYGIGAIPSTKFTWPKDVANPAEPLPPGGFVLTAEKEGLWRKWIDLYRTNMLPKGRYLGGLYDIGFDKPEAHAIERDGALHYAFYADTWDGPLTLRGLGAGRYTLTDSFTGSPLGAATATNNSIRAKFQRFLLVQATPAPGEKA